Proteins from one Hallerella porci genomic window:
- a CDS encoding polysaccharide pyruvyl transferase family protein, translating to MKAGIITYWFSESNYGTVLQNYAVQTILKKNGYEPTNIRFSSNSTLSFKEKINASVKQYGILATIGGVLKRKFLAFSYKRNQKNDAQRSFKSFIDQYISNSEEVLKSSEQMKSLLPEKSLYVVGSDQIWNVDDMLCFYAEREIPYVFLENVPDASKKISFAASLGTTTSSSPYKEKIGTLLKRFDLITVREKNGIEICKSFGVENVFHHFDPTLMLDRFDYRNLIDNKSKPQNGKYILLYLLNDATPFPLSTFYKWAKNQGMQVIYVNGNTDRFKFNFHKKTYPSIPEWLDLIDNAEYVFTNSFHGTVFSIIFNKQFLYVNQKKYKGNNNPRLESLLNSLSITDRFYDGDFAKVCKEIDYKSINDYLESYRKTSQVVEFLKKNSECEKIQS from the coding sequence ATGAAGGCTGGAATAATAACATATTGGTTTTCTGAAAGTAATTACGGAACAGTTTTACAAAATTACGCCGTACAAACAATTCTGAAAAAAAACGGATATGAACCGACAAATATCCGTTTTTCGTCAAACTCGACATTATCTTTTAAAGAAAAAATAAACGCCTCGGTAAAGCAGTATGGTATTTTAGCTACAATAGGTGGCGTTCTAAAAAGAAAATTTCTTGCATTCTCATATAAAAGAAATCAAAAAAATGATGCACAAAGGTCTTTTAAGTCATTTATTGATCAATACATTTCTAATTCAGAAGAAGTTTTAAAATCCTCTGAACAGATGAAATCTTTATTGCCAGAAAAATCGCTATATGTAGTTGGCTCGGACCAAATTTGGAATGTCGACGACATGCTTTGTTTCTACGCAGAACGCGAAATACCATATGTTTTTTTAGAGAATGTACCAGACGCCTCAAAAAAAATATCCTTTGCAGCATCACTAGGGACAACAACATCAAGCTCTCCGTACAAAGAAAAGATTGGAACTTTATTAAAACGTTTTGACCTAATCACTGTCAGAGAAAAAAATGGCATTGAAATATGCAAATCATTTGGTGTAGAAAACGTATTTCACCATTTTGATCCAACTTTGATGCTAGATAGATTTGATTACAGAAACTTGATCGACAACAAAAGCAAACCACAAAATGGCAAATACATTTTATTGTATTTACTAAATGATGCAACACCCTTCCCGCTGTCCACTTTCTATAAATGGGCAAAAAATCAAGGAATGCAAGTTATTTATGTAAATGGAAACACCGATCGTTTCAAATTTAACTTTCATAAAAAAACTTACCCAAGTATTCCAGAATGGCTAGATTTGATTGACAACGCTGAATATGTTTTTACAAACAGCTTTCACGGAACAGTATTCTCGATTATTTTCAACAAGCAGTTTCTCTATGTAAATCAGAAAAAATACAAAGGAAATAACAATCCAAGACTGGAATCGCTATTGAATTCCTTATCGATAACGGATCGGTTTTATGATGGCGATTTTGCTAAAGTGTGCAAAGAAATAGATTATAAAAGTATAAATGATTATCTTGAATCTTATCGCAAGACATCTCAAGTCGTAGAATTTTTAAAGAAAAATAGTGAGTGTGAAAAAATACAATCTTAA